ATACTGCCGATACGTCAACAAACAGTTACCTAATGCATGTATCAACTTGCCTGCATCCGCACTGTCAAATGTCCACCCGACCCCCGACTCTTCAAACGGATTGAATTGCTGCACTGTATCTCTCAGTCCACCAACTGCATGGACAACTGGTATTGTTCCATAGTTCATCGCATATAGTTGGTTTAGACCACAAGGTTCAAATCTTGATGGCATGAGTAAAATATCAGCCCCGGCTGTTATACGGTGAGCTGTCTTTACAGAAAACCCTACCCATCCTCTTACTTTGTCACGATGTTCGTTTTCGAACTGTCTAAGCATCTGTTCTAGGTCAGGTCTGCCGGTGCCTAACATGACTAATTGCACATCTTGGCCTATCATCCAGGGAATTGCCTCGGCAATTAGATCAACACCTTTTTGTTGATCTAGTCTCCCAATAAAGCCAAGCAGTGGGACATCTTCGCGAACTGGCAACCTGAGCTCCTTTTGTAGCGCGGCCTTGCATTTAGGTTTACCGGTTTGCAGTGTTTCCAAGGAGTAGTTAGTATAACCATCGGATTTGAGGTGAATATCGTATTGTGGATTCCATTCCTTTGTATCGATTCCATTGACTATTCCCCTCAATTTCCAATCATTTTCATTTATGATCCTGTGCAAACCCCAACCACCATCTGCAGTTTTAAGCTCCCAAGAATATCCATGGCTAACGGTGACTACTTGGTCAGCCGTCTTTAGTCCGGCCACAAAGATATTGAAGTGATCACCTCCAATCAGATCATATAACTTGAAAAGGTCCATATAGTGTTCTGGTAGATCGACATAGCTGAAATCCTCCACAGGCCCCCGACCCTGGATTCAAATAATCaaacatacttgtgttggatgTATACGCAAATACAACACAAACCCAAGCCCAAGGAACATAGCTCGAATCTTTCCACTTTTTGGTTATTAATCATGCATTCCGATGCAAAAATGTTTAGAGATAAAAAAGTGAATATGCTTGGGAATCAGTTTCATTGTCATGAAATGCAAAGGAAAAATACCAATGATCCGAATCTGTTTTCACTATAAAAGATTGCATCGAGAGAATCCTCCAAAGGACAAACCTGGTGAGCAATATTATGGATAACAAGAACGGATCTCGTGAAGGACATCAAACCATTGTCCCGATAATATGCCTTCAAGTACACTGGCAACAAGGCCGTATGCCAATCATTAGCAATGAAAACCAGATTACCATCTCCGTAACAGCCACCTCCACAAGGAACATGCCAAGGAACCTGAAAAAAATAAACCGACTTCTTCAGTTTCCGACACTACTAAGATATAATCAATATTCGACTCAACTAAAATAAGTCAATTTCTACATATTCTTAGGCAATCTAGTAATCGTACCTCAACTGCTGCTTTGCAAAACAATACCATTCGCTTCAAAATATCCTACACCACAAGACTAAagttaattaaaatcaaaatatttgaacaTAGCCATGTTGGAAACATGCTGGTATCCAACCTCACACTTGAATTCGTGTAACATACATAGACTACAACCAGCCAATCACACTAATATAAGATGTTAACAAAGCACTATAAAAGACATTCTACCAGTCGGTTTCCTCCGTATATGTTATTCTGCATATTCTGAAACATGGGACTATCCACGAAAACAAAATCAACACCATCTACATAGGCTTGGAAATAGGATACTTCCAGCTCCTGCAAATAACATAACATGAGAAGATTATGCTGTAGGATTACCCGATTTTGTTTAGCCACCAAAAGCTAAGTAATTTACGACAATATGCAATAGCGCTGTCTTACCTGACCGTTTACCTTGTACCTCTTTCGAACTCCAGTATCTTGAGAATCAGCATAATTAGCATATCGAGGTGCCACAACCTAAgcaaaaaacaaattttttgcTAAGAAGCCATATTAAGTAAGTGCCATAGCCATCCGTAGGTTGATCATTGGGAACAAAGATACAAAATATTACCATAACCCTGTGTCCACGACGAGCCAAAGCCTTTGGCAAAGAACCAGCAACATCTCCTAGCCCACCTATAATAACAACGCATTAGCCTCCAATTACATTATGAAGGATGGACAAGTTATACAATGCCTGCCTATCAAGAACAGAAAAGAGAGACTGCCACCTTGGATTATCTATCAAATGGTATATTACCTGTTTTAGACCATGGGGCACATTCTGCTGCTACTAATATAATATTCATGACATTTACACCAGCTAGCGGCGGGGGTTTTTCATCTTCAACTGCAGCATCATCTACCTCAGCAGCCTCTTTCGAGTCTGCTTCAGTTGAACTTTCTTCCTCTTCGTCTGTAACTTGGGCTTTGGAACTCGAGAGATAAGAAGGAAGCACATCAGACTTAAATGCTTTAGAATCAATGGTTTTGGATTGTTTGATAGAACCATTATTAGAGGAAGCCTTTTCAGGAGCCAAATATAGTTCCGGTTTCTCTTGGACTTCAACCGAAGGTAGAATCTTTGATACATTCTTCGTAGTTGAATTAACATGACTGCTTGAAGAAATGCTACCATTTTTCACTACATCCACTCTGTTATAGCTTCCAGAAGTAAGATCTGGATTGGGAAGAGAGCTATCCCCTGAACTAaaatcttcatcttcatcttggTAGGTAACACTACCTTTTATGGAAGAAACCAGTTTCCTTCTTTCAGCTCTGCCATGGATATAGAAAATCAATAACATCACTAAGGTTTCAATTTTCACTAACCAAATCAGCAAGCGCTTATAGCTCTTGAAAGGCAAGAGTTGACTCATAATATCTTAAACATCgaaaattttatcattcataAAGCTAGTTGATGTTTAGTATGATTGCAAGTG
This window of the Gossypium hirsutum isolate 1008001.06 chromosome A09, Gossypium_hirsutum_v2.1, whole genome shotgun sequence genome carries:
- the LOC107888584 gene encoding granule-bound starch synthase 2, chloroplastic/amyloplastic, which encodes MLLVLVMVMTLKIHFRLPLKRARKFLPCKETYFNRAERRKLVSSIKGSVTYQDEDEDFSSGDSSLPNPDLTSGSYNRVDVVKNGSISSSSHVNSTTKNVSKILPSVEVQEKPELYLAPEKASSNNGSIKQSKTIDSKAFKSDVLPSYLSSSKAQVTDEEEESSTEADSKEAAEVDDAAVEDEKPPPLAGVNVMNIILVAAECAPWSKTGGLGDVAGSLPKALARRGHRVMVVAPRYANYADSQDTGVRKRYKVNGQELEVSYFQAYVDGVDFVFVDSPMFQNMQNNIYGGNRLDILKRMVLFCKAAVEVPWHVPCGGGCYGDGNLVFIANDWHTALLPVYLKAYYRDNGLMSFTRSVLVIHNIAHQGRGPVEDFSYVDLPEHYMDLFKLYDLIGGDHFNIFVAGLKTADQVVTVSHGYSWELKTADGGWGLHRIINENDWKLRGIVNGIDTKEWNPQYDIHLKSDGYTNYSLETLQTGKPKCKAALQKELRLPVREDVPLLGFIGRLDQQKGVDLIAEAIPWMIGQDVQLVMLGTGRPDLEQMLRQFENEHRDKVRGWVGFSVKTAHRITAGADILLMPSRFEPCGLNQLYAMNYGTIPVVHAVGGLRDTVQQFNPFEESGVGWTFDSADAGKLIHALGNCLLTYRQYKTSWEGLQIRGMKQDLSWDNAAEKYEEVLVAAKYQW